In Mongoliitalea daihaiensis, one DNA window encodes the following:
- a CDS encoding NAD(P)-dependent oxidoreductase, translating to MSTNRVLIIDEMHLSIISLLESRGWLVDYRPDIGRSEILEILGAYVGMIIRSKTVIDRQLIEAGGALKFIGRAGAGLDQIDKEFLIERNISLFHAAEGNMDAVAEHAIGGLLAVLNKLSQADAEVRKGVWRREANRGVELQGKTVGIIGFGNMGSAFAKRLQGFDVQVLAYDKYKSGFGTSHVQEVSLNHVFEHADILSIHVPLTFETANFLDQSFFRQFHKPIFFINTARGELVSFDTLNWAFDQGILKGAVLDVLENEKFQTFTSEQQASFARLADRLQVVFSPHVAGWTVESYEKINQVLVQKISQEFNY from the coding sequence ATGAGTACCAATCGTGTGTTGATCATCGATGAGATGCATCTGTCAATAATTTCTTTGCTTGAAAGTCGTGGCTGGCTTGTGGATTACCGCCCCGATATTGGAAGATCTGAAATTTTGGAAATTTTGGGCGCCTATGTTGGAATGATTATCCGATCAAAAACTGTCATTGATCGACAGCTGATTGAAGCAGGTGGAGCCTTGAAATTTATAGGGAGGGCAGGAGCTGGTTTGGATCAGATTGATAAAGAGTTTCTTATAGAAAGGAATATTTCACTATTTCATGCTGCCGAAGGTAACATGGATGCTGTGGCTGAACATGCAATTGGTGGACTGTTGGCAGTATTGAATAAATTATCGCAGGCGGATGCAGAAGTTCGGAAGGGAGTTTGGAGACGGGAAGCCAATCGAGGAGTGGAATTGCAGGGAAAGACAGTAGGCATCATTGGCTTTGGAAATATGGGTTCTGCTTTTGCTAAGCGTTTGCAAGGGTTTGATGTGCAGGTTTTGGCCTACGACAAGTATAAATCAGGATTCGGTACAAGCCATGTTCAGGAGGTAAGTTTGAATCATGTTTTTGAGCATGCGGATATTTTATCCATACATGTGCCGCTGACCTTTGAAACTGCCAATTTTCTAGATCAGTCATTTTTCCGACAATTTCATAAACCAATTTTTTTTATCAATACCGCGAGAGGGGAGTTGGTTTCTTTTGATACCCTCAACTGGGCTTTTGATCAAGGAATATTAAAGGGGGCAGTCTTGGATGTCTTGGAAAATGAAAAATTCCAAACGTTCACCTCGGAGCAGCAGGCTTCCTTTGCACGGTTGGCTGACCGCTTGCAGGTAGTGTTCAGTCCACATGTGGCAGGCTGGACGGTGGAGTCTTATGAAAAGATTAATCAGGTTTTGGTACAAAAAATTTCACAGGAATTTAACTACTGA
- a CDS encoding DegT/DnrJ/EryC1/StrS family aminotransferase encodes MTNKTIYLSSPHMGSKELTLVTEAFHTNWIAPVGPHIDAFEKELSSYVGGSEVAVLSSGTAAIHLSLVLLGVQEEDYVICQSMTFSASANPIRYQGAIPIFVDSEEDTWNMCPEALEKAIQGCLTGDLPGPWTGKARKPKAIIPVHLYGVPAKMKEIMAIAQKYEIPVIEDAAEAMGAHIQGKHCGTFGDFGVFSFNGNKIITTSSGGALISPSKASIAAAKHLATQARDEAPHYQHSKIGYNYRMSNVLAGIGRGQLEVLDERVRARRANFEFYRSALREIQGISFLEELPDYYANRWLSCIIVDPAKTGGVDREQLRRAMQEVAIESRPLWKPMHMQPVFENFPYFGKKVSELLFERGLCLPSGSNLSEGDLGRVVEVILSKVNP; translated from the coding sequence ATGACGAATAAAACCATTTACCTTTCCTCTCCCCACATGGGTTCGAAGGAACTTACATTAGTTACGGAAGCCTTTCACACCAATTGGATAGCTCCCGTAGGTCCGCATATTGACGCTTTTGAGAAAGAGTTGAGCAGCTATGTTGGAGGTAGTGAAGTAGCTGTACTTTCTTCAGGAACAGCTGCCATTCATTTATCCTTGGTACTTTTGGGAGTACAAGAGGAGGACTATGTGATTTGTCAATCCATGACTTTTTCTGCCTCGGCCAACCCGATTCGTTATCAGGGTGCCATCCCTATTTTCGTGGATTCGGAGGAAGATACATGGAATATGTGTCCCGAAGCTTTGGAAAAGGCTATACAAGGCTGTTTGACCGGAGACTTGCCAGGGCCTTGGACAGGTAAAGCACGGAAACCAAAGGCTATTATCCCGGTGCATTTGTATGGAGTGCCGGCAAAGATGAAGGAAATCATGGCGATTGCACAAAAATACGAAATACCCGTCATCGAAGACGCAGCCGAAGCCATGGGAGCACATATCCAAGGCAAACACTGTGGGACATTTGGTGATTTTGGTGTCTTTTCATTCAATGGGAATAAGATCATCACTACCTCAAGTGGAGGAGCTCTGATCTCTCCTTCTAAAGCAAGCATCGCCGCAGCTAAACACCTTGCTACTCAAGCACGGGACGAAGCACCACACTATCAGCATTCCAAAATCGGGTACAATTACCGCATGAGCAATGTATTGGCAGGCATCGGACGGGGGCAATTGGAGGTGTTGGATGAGCGTGTTCGGGCCAGAAGAGCCAACTTTGAGTTTTATCGTTCAGCGCTGCGCGAAATTCAAGGCATTTCTTTTTTGGAGGAATTGCCAGATTACTATGCCAACCGATGGCTGAGTTGCATCATCGTAGATCCTGCCAAGACTGGAGGAGTAGATCGGGAACAACTTCGACGGGCCATGCAGGAAGTGGCGATCGAGTCTAGGCCGTTGTGGAAACCTATGCACATGCAACCTGTATTCGAGAATTTCCCGTATTTCGGAAAGAAGGTTTCTGAGCTTTTATTTGAAAGAGGGCTGTGTTTACCGAGCGGATCCAACCTTTCTGAAGGGGATCTCGGACGAGTGGTAGAGGTGATTTTGAGTAAGGTCAATCCTTAA
- a CDS encoding YdcF family protein: MRYIAHNFFLNPAFYIFCGMLWGAWGQWKAGRNWLAGLLALATILLMPAPINYLIQQKERSFPIWEEQKLGAPYILVLGAGGTPDPAINSMHQLAGSPLLRVTQGMRIAQELPESILVFSSAGRDGYLSQAEMYANYAKESGMEEARLGIVPTPKTTWEEAQEFVKAYPDAKKIILVTTAVHLPRAKRMFEAHGLEVIPAASDFIIRKHPAGDRLQWIPSLHALQRWETYVHETIGMFLGKF, encoded by the coding sequence ATGCGTTACATCGCCCATAACTTCTTTTTAAACCCTGCATTTTACATCTTTTGTGGGATGTTGTGGGGGGCTTGGGGGCAGTGGAAGGCGGGAAGGAACTGGTTGGCAGGCTTGCTTGCTTTGGCCACTATTTTGTTGATGCCAGCTCCGATCAATTACCTGATTCAACAAAAAGAGCGGAGTTTCCCTATTTGGGAAGAGCAAAAGTTGGGAGCTCCTTATATCTTGGTTTTGGGTGCAGGCGGAACTCCTGACCCAGCAATCAATTCCATGCATCAACTGGCTGGCTCGCCCTTGTTGCGTGTAACTCAGGGGATGCGGATTGCTCAGGAATTGCCGGAATCAATCTTGGTTTTTTCTTCCGCTGGCCGAGATGGATATCTTTCACAAGCGGAGATGTATGCCAATTATGCCAAGGAATCGGGGATGGAAGAAGCTAGATTGGGTATAGTTCCTACGCCCAAAACAACTTGGGAGGAGGCGCAGGAGTTTGTAAAGGCCTATCCCGATGCTAAAAAAATCATCCTAGTGACCACTGCGGTACATTTACCAAGGGCTAAGCGGATGTTTGAGGCCCATGGTTTGGAGGTTATACCGGCTGCTTCTGATTTTATTATCCGCAAACACCCTGCAGGCGACCGACTTCAATGGATCCCCTCTCTCCACGCCCTGCAACGTTGGGAAACGTATGTGCATGAGACTATTGGAATGTTCTTGGGGAAGTTTTGA
- a CDS encoding sugar transferase has product MFYKNFLKRIIDILGALVALVLFSPIFLVVLLILFIQNRGSIFFYQERPGLMQKPFHIIKFKTMSDRKDSQGKLLPDVQRITKAGDFIRKLSLDELPQLINILKGDMSLVGPRPLLFKYIPLYSPEQLRRHSVRPGVTGWAQVNGRNSISWTRKFELDIEYINNISFLMDIKILLLTFYKVFKKEGVNQSEDRPMEPFNGYN; this is encoded by the coding sequence ATGTTCTATAAAAATTTCTTAAAAAGAATTATTGACATTTTAGGTGCTTTAGTGGCCCTCGTGCTCTTCAGTCCTATTTTTTTGGTAGTTCTATTGATACTTTTTATACAAAACAGAGGCTCAATATTTTTCTATCAGGAAAGACCAGGTTTGATGCAAAAGCCTTTTCACATCATCAAGTTTAAAACGATGTCGGATAGAAAGGACTCGCAAGGGAAACTTCTACCTGATGTGCAGCGCATAACTAAAGCAGGAGATTTTATTCGCAAGTTATCTTTAGATGAACTACCCCAATTGATTAATATTTTGAAAGGTGATATGAGTCTGGTTGGGCCACGTCCATTGTTATTTAAGTACATTCCCTTGTATTCTCCAGAGCAGCTTCGTAGACATTCTGTTCGTCCAGGAGTCACGGGTTGGGCACAAGTAAATGGTCGTAACTCCATTTCTTGGACACGCAAGTTTGAATTGGATATAGAATACATCAATAACATCAGCTTTCTGATGGATATTAAGATTTTGCTACTGACCTTTTACAAGGTTTTCAAAAAAGAGGGTGTCAATCAATCAGAAGATCGTCCCATGGAACCGTTTAACGGGTATAATTAA
- a CDS encoding ATP-grasp domain-containing protein, with product MKILFTGVGGPTPRSFAQSLLKYSTYTDWEFFGTDINPLSIGLYQSDLFQESYLIPPASEPESYWKAIEGIIVEKSIDMAIILPELEVIEWSKRKETDSLPCPALIPDFSVAELLIDKAHMTSILANEKLVPQSVEFERFDPNLEKIAETLGYPYWVRSSSGSSGLGSLQINSLEELKNWIHINPMVSTFLASEYLPGRNLACKLLYWNGALVRAATGERVEYIMSKVAPSGITGNTSFGRLLNEPKLVELSKRAMETIAKHTDSTLHGFFTADFKEDAEGNPLITEINVRHVAFTQCFASAGANFAEDTVRLLAQDPTFDQSFKHYTFEEGLIFLRDVDELPIIMKEADLLKPLSKDWHVVSS from the coding sequence ATGAAAATTTTATTTACCGGGGTAGGAGGACCAACCCCAAGAAGCTTTGCACAGTCCCTTTTGAAGTATAGTACTTATACAGATTGGGAGTTTTTTGGTACCGATATCAATCCACTGAGCATTGGTCTATACCAATCAGACTTGTTTCAGGAAAGCTATTTAATTCCACCTGCCTCTGAACCAGAAAGTTATTGGAAGGCAATTGAAGGGATAATTGTAGAGAAATCTATCGATATGGCCATAATCTTACCTGAATTGGAAGTGATTGAATGGAGCAAACGAAAAGAAACAGATAGCTTACCTTGCCCTGCTTTGATTCCTGATTTCTCCGTAGCGGAACTTTTGATTGATAAAGCCCACATGACTTCTATTTTAGCAAATGAAAAACTAGTGCCTCAATCTGTAGAATTTGAGCGCTTTGATCCTAATTTGGAAAAAATAGCTGAAACTTTAGGATATCCTTACTGGGTGAGAAGTTCCTCAGGATCTAGTGGATTGGGTTCTTTACAGATTAATTCTTTGGAAGAGTTAAAAAACTGGATACACATTAATCCCATGGTGAGTACATTTTTGGCTAGTGAATACCTGCCGGGAAGAAACCTAGCTTGTAAACTTCTGTACTGGAACGGAGCATTGGTAAGAGCTGCTACGGGGGAGCGAGTAGAATATATCATGTCAAAAGTAGCTCCATCTGGAATTACAGGGAATACCTCATTTGGAAGATTGTTGAATGAACCCAAATTGGTAGAACTTTCTAAAAGAGCTATGGAAACAATAGCCAAGCATACGGATTCAACACTACATGGGTTTTTTACCGCTGATTTTAAGGAAGATGCGGAAGGAAATCCGTTAATTACAGAAATCAATGTCCGCCATGTAGCCTTTACTCAATGTTTTGCATCTGCGGGAGCGAATTTTGCAGAGGATACCGTTCGTTTGTTGGCCCAAGACCCAACCTTTGATCAATCATTCAAGCACTATACGTTTGAAGAAGGATTGATTTTTCTTCGGGACGTGGATGAATTACCGATTATTATGAAAGAAGCAGATTTGCTGAAACCACTGAGTAAAGATTGGCATGTTGTTTCTTCGTAG
- a CDS encoding acetyltransferase, which produces MYIYGASGHGRVIIDIIDSYEKIHGVFDDDQDKKEVLGYPVMGPIPADYVFQSDVFIAIGDNKIRKMLADRLAGRVKFASIIHDSVIFSKRANIGDGCVVMEGAIVKVGTSIGHQTIINSGASVDHDCIIGDFVHIAPQATLCGGITVGEGTLIGANSVILPGVKIGKWCTIGAHSVVNKDIPDFSLWRGAGIVAQVSVL; this is translated from the coding sequence ATGTACATTTACGGAGCTTCAGGACACGGTAGAGTCATTATTGATATCATTGATAGTTATGAGAAAATCCATGGAGTTTTCGATGACGATCAAGATAAAAAAGAGGTATTGGGATATCCTGTAATGGGCCCTATTCCAGCCGATTATGTTTTTCAAAGCGATGTATTCATTGCCATCGGTGACAACAAAATAAGGAAAATGCTAGCAGATCGCTTGGCAGGCCGTGTAAAGTTTGCATCGATTATCCACGATTCTGTAATTTTCTCCAAGCGAGCCAACATTGGTGATGGCTGCGTGGTCATGGAAGGAGCGATTGTAAAAGTGGGTACTAGCATTGGTCATCAGACCATCATTAACTCTGGTGCTTCTGTTGATCATGATTGTATCATTGGTGATTTTGTTCACATTGCTCCACAGGCTACTTTATGTGGAGGGATAACAGTAGGAGAAGGAACCTTGATCGGTGCCAATTCAGTGATTCTTCCTGGAGTAAAAATCGGCAAATGGTGCACCATCGGAGCTCATAGTGTTGTGAATAAAGATATTCCGGATTTTAGCCTCTGGAGAGGAGCTGGAATTGTAGCACAGGTGAGTGTTTTGTAA
- a CDS encoding HIT family protein gives MASIFTKIINREIPAHVVAEDAHYIAFLDIMPLCKGHVLVVPKQEVDYIFDLEDEVLAGLHVFAKKVAKAIDKTIKCTRVGVAVIGLDVPHVHVHLVPLRTMDDINFTRPKLKLTSEELAEIAETIRGGF, from the coding sequence ATGGCTAGTATTTTTACAAAAATCATCAATCGCGAAATCCCTGCACATGTTGTGGCAGAGGATGCTCATTACATTGCCTTTTTGGATATCATGCCCTTATGTAAGGGCCATGTATTGGTAGTGCCGAAGCAAGAGGTAGACTATATATTTGATTTAGAGGATGAGGTGCTTGCAGGTCTCCATGTGTTTGCAAAAAAGGTAGCAAAGGCAATAGATAAAACCATAAAATGTACTCGAGTTGGAGTAGCAGTGATTGGTTTGGATGTACCACATGTACATGTACACCTCGTGCCACTGCGGACTATGGATGATATCAATTTCACCCGACCCAAGCTGAAACTCACTTCTGAGGAATTGGCTGAAATAGCGGAAACCATTAGAGGAGGATTTTAG
- a CDS encoding YjbH domain-containing protein codes for MSSLQKIIGLLLGLVLLPWTVEAQLDVAMKRAGFEQVHILEQSGSYLIQYEHRNFRDPLASMDLIRTLAAEDGIADSLLRLAPLLWGENMGVFDADNRWTSLEESERHILRQAWSPQKYRFNFRLMPDLNIRFGNFEQPIQEKFGMLLDTRVYVLPGLSVHTGLYVPITNRLDRTSERPHIGPSHVNYLRQIKPGHFVMLQTGLFVFDRYGWDVQYRYAPYQSRWSYGLQVNRTGFYVFSQERFFTGPVSDWVALADVEYRLPWEGLTIKAMGGQFLAGDRGVRMDLIRQYGSWDVGFFATATEFGNSAGFQLAFPLWPGKLLRSRRLELRTTEEFRWEYSINAEAPVGRRYRTGTPRLDDLLRQYGRN; via the coding sequence ATGAGTAGTTTGCAGAAAATCATCGGGCTATTGCTGGGCTTAGTCCTTCTTCCTTGGACGGTAGAGGCACAGTTAGATGTAGCCATGAAGCGGGCAGGTTTCGAGCAGGTACATATCTTGGAGCAATCTGGCAGCTACCTGATCCAATACGAGCACAGAAACTTCCGGGATCCTTTGGCTTCCATGGATTTGATCCGAACCTTGGCTGCTGAAGACGGAATTGCGGATTCCTTGTTGCGTTTGGCACCTTTGTTATGGGGAGAAAACATGGGGGTATTTGATGCCGATAATCGTTGGACTTCTTTGGAAGAATCCGAGCGCCACATCCTCCGTCAAGCCTGGTCCCCTCAAAAGTATAGGTTCAATTTCCGCTTGATGCCCGATCTGAATATTCGGTTCGGAAATTTCGAGCAACCTATCCAAGAAAAGTTCGGGATGCTTTTGGATACACGGGTGTACGTTTTACCCGGTTTGAGCGTCCATACTGGCCTCTACGTTCCCATCACCAATCGCCTGGATCGCACTTCCGAAAGACCCCATATAGGGCCTTCCCATGTGAATTATCTCAGGCAGATCAAGCCCGGGCATTTTGTGATGCTGCAAACGGGTTTGTTTGTCTTCGACCGTTATGGTTGGGATGTGCAGTACCGCTATGCCCCTTATCAGTCACGGTGGTCTTATGGCTTACAGGTGAACCGCACAGGTTTCTATGTGTTCAGTCAAGAGCGTTTCTTTACGGGGCCTGTGAGTGATTGGGTAGCCTTGGCCGATGTGGAATACCGCTTGCCATGGGAAGGGTTGACGATAAAAGCCATGGGCGGACAGTTTTTGGCCGGTGATCGGGGAGTTCGCATGGATCTGATTCGGCAATACGGCAGTTGGGACGTAGGTTTCTTCGCCACCGCCACCGAGTTCGGCAACAGTGCAGGCTTCCAGCTAGCCTTCCCCTTGTGGCCCGGAAAATTGCTGCGCAGCCGACGGTTGGAACTCCGTACCACAGAAGAATTTCGCTGGGAGTACTCCATCAATGCCGAGGCCCCTGTCGGAAGGAGGTACCGAACCGGCACCCCGAGATTGGATGATTTGTTGAGGCAGTATGGGCGGAATTGA
- a CDS encoding outer membrane beta-barrel protein — MKKILIILLFAMSTEFAMAQVQVSRVGVGLSSWGRGSGDEFSSMFQPLNSTNRSSSLIPSLFATVDLFQGLGVEGRVAIANSTFTGESVFPGFTLTEEIKQRIVPLSFGAVYQKGLSDEFTVGAGLGINTYYIQNEVSRTVVGAQGSVNPTVFSGRTTGAYFKADAEYMFSEIFGVGLDMRYNTGNYNVNFRPEPGAPIQTTTNALAGFEIGLSLRVKVANLFKKSNSDNEGDEI; from the coding sequence ATGAAAAAAATACTAATCATTTTGTTGTTTGCCATGAGTACGGAGTTTGCCATGGCACAAGTACAGGTATCAAGAGTAGGTGTAGGCCTCAGCAGTTGGGGAAGAGGCAGTGGAGATGAATTTTCCTCCATGTTCCAACCGCTAAACAGTACCAATCGCAGCAGTTCGCTGATTCCTTCCTTGTTTGCTACCGTGGATCTATTCCAAGGTCTCGGGGTAGAAGGAAGGGTAGCGATTGCCAATTCCACCTTTACAGGCGAAAGTGTCTTCCCAGGTTTTACCTTGACCGAAGAAATTAAGCAGCGCATTGTACCCCTTTCTTTTGGAGCAGTATATCAAAAGGGCTTATCCGATGAATTCACCGTCGGCGCGGGTCTAGGGATCAATACCTATTACATCCAAAACGAAGTGAGCCGTACCGTCGTAGGTGCCCAAGGTTCGGTGAATCCTACGGTATTTTCAGGAAGAACCACCGGTGCCTACTTCAAAGCAGATGCCGAATACATGTTTTCTGAAATATTCGGGGTAGGCTTGGATATGCGTTACAATACGGGAAACTATAACGTGAATTTCAGACCGGAACCGGGAGCACCTATCCAAACTACGACCAATGCCCTGGCAGGTTTTGAGATCGGGTTGAGCTTGCGGGTAAAAGTTGCTAACTTGTTTAAAAAGAGCAATTCCGACAATGAAGGAGATGAAATTTAA
- a CDS encoding polysaccharide biosynthesis protein — translation MDFLRRLTILPRWIIGVLDAGFFWLAGLIGYLTRFNFELDVVMANDVFLGSSIFMGAGILMMLFTHSYRGIVRHTGFKDGVIIAQTILYAAALLVLLNILSVRLFDHSYLVPTSVLIIASLTSICLLVFYRLVVKELFVYVRSTESMPTTKKGVIFGAGEAGIIVNNVIKRDRDTLLNIVAFLDDSINMEGKILHGKTIYRGLDKLEFLLEKYGITELIIAIKDLPIARKREIIDECLRLNIHVSTMPPVEQWINGNLDAKAIKDVKIEDLLSREQIAINNPQVQEDLQGKVILVTGAAGSIGSELCRQIIQYQPKDLILLDQAESPLYDMEQELKESGISHPFRVILGDVRDRKKMQQLFQQYKPQIVFHAAAYKHVPMMENYPEESMKTNILGTKNVADLSITHQVEKFVFVSTDKAVNPTNVMGATKRAAEMYVQSLSMFLEKNHSVKHTKFITTRFGNVLGSNGSVIPLFKKQIQRGGPVSVTHPDITRYFMTIPEACQLVLEAGVMGNGGEIFIFDMGQPIKIVDLAKKMIQLSGKKVGEDIEIVFSGLREGEKLYEELLNNSEFVKITHHPRIMIAQVAPGEYYKLEKQINLFEELIEKSVENDMVSHLKKIVPEFISKSSRFEILDRLN, via the coding sequence ATGGACTTTTTAAGGAGACTTACCATACTGCCAAGGTGGATCATTGGCGTATTGGATGCGGGATTCTTTTGGCTTGCTGGGCTTATCGGCTACCTCACGCGGTTCAACTTTGAGTTGGATGTTGTAATGGCCAACGATGTTTTCCTAGGAAGCAGCATCTTTATGGGTGCGGGTATTTTAATGATGTTGTTTACCCATAGTTATCGGGGTATAGTCCGTCATACAGGGTTCAAAGATGGGGTTATCATCGCTCAAACTATACTTTATGCTGCTGCATTGCTGGTATTACTCAACATTCTGAGCGTGAGGTTGTTTGATCACAGCTATTTGGTTCCCACTTCTGTCCTGATCATTGCATCACTTACTTCTATTTGCTTATTGGTATTTTATCGACTGGTAGTCAAAGAGTTATTTGTGTACGTGCGAAGTACAGAGTCAATGCCGACAACCAAAAAAGGGGTCATATTTGGTGCAGGAGAAGCAGGAATCATCGTGAACAATGTCATCAAACGTGATCGAGATACTCTGTTAAATATTGTAGCATTTTTAGATGATTCGATTAATATGGAAGGAAAAATCCTTCATGGGAAGACCATATACAGAGGCTTGGATAAACTTGAATTTCTTCTAGAAAAGTACGGTATCACAGAACTAATCATAGCGATCAAGGACCTTCCGATAGCTCGCAAGCGGGAAATTATCGATGAATGTTTGCGTCTTAATATCCATGTCAGCACTATGCCACCGGTGGAACAGTGGATCAATGGTAATCTGGATGCCAAGGCTATCAAAGACGTGAAGATTGAGGACTTATTGAGTCGTGAGCAGATTGCTATCAATAATCCGCAAGTTCAAGAAGATTTACAGGGGAAAGTGATCTTGGTAACGGGGGCTGCTGGTTCTATTGGCTCTGAATTATGCAGGCAAATCATACAATATCAACCGAAAGATTTGATTTTGTTGGATCAGGCGGAATCTCCACTCTATGACATGGAGCAAGAATTAAAGGAGTCAGGTATATCGCATCCTTTTCGAGTGATTTTAGGGGATGTGCGTGATCGGAAAAAAATGCAGCAGTTATTCCAACAGTACAAGCCTCAAATAGTATTTCATGCAGCTGCGTATAAGCATGTACCGATGATGGAGAATTATCCGGAGGAGTCTATGAAAACCAATATTTTGGGAACCAAAAATGTTGCGGACTTATCAATAACCCATCAGGTAGAGAAATTCGTGTTTGTCAGTACAGATAAAGCTGTAAACCCTACCAATGTAATGGGTGCTACCAAGCGTGCGGCTGAAATGTATGTGCAATCCTTGAGTATGTTCCTAGAAAAAAACCATTCTGTCAAGCATACCAAATTTATCACCACACGATTTGGAAATGTATTGGGATCGAATGGTTCTGTAATTCCTTTATTCAAAAAACAGATTCAACGAGGAGGGCCTGTAAGTGTCACCCATCCGGATATTACTCGTTATTTTATGACCATACCGGAGGCCTGTCAGTTGGTCTTGGAAGCTGGCGTGATGGGCAATGGAGGTGAAATTTTTATCTTTGATATGGGGCAGCCGATCAAAATTGTAGATTTGGCCAAAAAGATGATTCAATTGAGTGGTAAGAAAGTCGGCGAAGATATAGAAATCGTATTTAGCGGACTGCGGGAAGGGGAGAAGTTATACGAAGAACTGCTGAATAATTCAGAGTTTGTTAAAATCACCCATCATCCACGGATAATGATTGCCCAAGTAGCACCTGGTGAATATTATAAATTGGAGAAGCAAATAAATCTATTTGAAGAGTTGATTGAAAAAAGCGTAGAAAATGACATGGTTTCTCATTTAAAAAAGATAGTTCCGGAATTTATCAGCAAGTCTTCACGTTTCGAGATATTGGATAGACTGAACTAA
- the greA gene encoding transcription elongation factor GreA: MGKIQYYTEEGLKRLKDELQELKTKGRSDIAKQIAEARDKGDLSENAEYDAAKDAQGLLELKIAKLEEVVGNARVMDNSKVDTSKVGILSTVKIKNVKNGMTVAYTLVSEEEADLKAGKISLGSPFGKGLVGKTVGEIAQINAPAGVLEFEVLDISYD, encoded by the coding sequence ATGGGAAAAATTCAGTATTACACGGAAGAAGGCTTGAAGCGTCTAAAAGATGAGCTTCAGGAATTAAAGACTAAGGGAAGGTCCGATATCGCCAAACAAATTGCGGAGGCTAGAGATAAAGGAGATTTGAGCGAAAACGCGGAGTACGACGCTGCGAAGGATGCCCAAGGTTTGTTGGAATTGAAGATTGCCAAGTTGGAAGAGGTAGTAGGCAATGCCCGCGTCATGGATAACTCCAAAGTAGACACTTCCAAGGTAGGGATTTTGAGTACTGTCAAAATTAAAAATGTCAAAAATGGCATGACAGTGGCTTACACGTTGGTTTCGGAGGAAGAAGCAGATCTGAAGGCAGGAAAAATTTCCTTAGGTTCTCCATTTGGGAAGGGCTTGGTTGGCAAGACAGTAGGTGAAATTGCTCAAATCAACGCGCCGGCGGGCGTTTTGGAATTTGAAGTTTTAGATATTTCGTATGATTAA